From one Colletotrichum destructivum chromosome 3, complete sequence genomic stretch:
- a CDS encoding uncharacterized protein (Putative transcription factor domain, fungi), which produces MLSAADGRCRATQAAQVCAACKTRKKKNRLSCRYGTVVAPNKQERRAPAFSQPFFVLPGLSLSQSSLLEPATTLCLQVHRVIRDSGLQLDEATTQYFQGLHRYLPFISRAHFEQDVSIVESTPPAGRSALNLSLCLINASSRLSLHGKSGSSSRVPDRRHLYLVTKSLFAQIQVVFPPSISLLQACVLLAVYEYSEGEPDQAFVSITGCIRMAHRLRIHLHSRTFPQPAKDLNMSLGTNLHPYAHAKEAFNTWWAIVIYERLSFSELTVAEQPLLTVVPDTQAQLPVESRASEGVDHAPKLSLESSLEVSDSGSLLIGPFGRIAQAIWILDQVLSSFKTSELDMRLTAIAGLHTKIQELLALLLQQGQSQVVVLCEAIAVTLRVSFTFYLHILDWPAVTPAVGLHSIRGWQECARVTLNTATNIVLDIVDVHDGPHGISRIYTPPSYPYLVRAALRYVERSKQQSGDGFLKNASQRLRGTLDRLHE; this is translated from the exons ATGTtgtcggccgccgacggtcgATGCAGGGCTACTCAGGCCGCCCAGGTCTGCGCAGCCTGCAAAACTCGTAAGAAGAA GAACCGCTTGAGTTGTCGATACGGAACTGTCGTGGCTCCAAATAAACAAGAACGTCGAGCTCCGGCGTTCAGTCAGCCCTTTTTCGTGTTACCCGGCCTATCATTGTCACAATCAAGCTTGTTGGAGCCAGCAACAACCCTATGTCTTCAAGTTCATCGTGTTATTCGAGATTCAGGCTTGCAACTGGACGAAGCTACCACCCAGTACTTCCAGGGGCTCCATCGCTATCTGCCCTTCATTTCGAGGGCTCACTTCGAGCAAGACGTCTCCATAGTTGAATCAACTCCCCCAGCTGGTCGCTCCGCGCTGAACCTGAGCTTATGTCTCATAAACGCGTCTTCAAGGCTGTCTCTGCACGGCAAAAGTGGCAGTAGCAGCCGAGTACCAGACCGACGACACCTTTATCTCGTAACAAAGTCCCTCTTTGCGCAGATTCAAGTCGTCTTTCCGCCGTCCATTTCACTCTTACAGGCATGTGTCTTATTGGCAGTTTACGAATACTCTGAAGGCGAGCCTGACCAGGCTTTCGTGTCTATTACTGGCTGTATTCGTATGGCCCATCGTCTGCGCATTCATCTCCATAGTCGGACATTTCCCCAGCCGGCTAAAGACCTCAACATGTCACTGGGGACGAACCTACACCCTTACGCCCACGCCAAAGAAGCATTCAATACCTGGTGGGCTATAGTCATTTACGAAAG GTTGTCCTTCTCCGAATTGACAGTTGCGGAGCAGCCCCTATTGACCGTTGTCCCGGATACCCAAGCCCAGCTACCGGTCGAGTCGCGAGCTTCGGAAGGGGTCGATCATGCCCCCAAACTATCTTTAGAATCTTCCTTAGAAGTATCAGATTCAGGGTCTTTGCTGATCGGGCCCTTTGGAAGAATTGCCCAAGCAATATGGATTCTTGATCAAGTTCTTTCGTCCTTCAAAACATCAGAGTTGGACATGAGATTGACCGCAATAGCTGGTCTGCATACCAAGATCCAAGAATTACTCGCTCTTCTCCTACAGCAAGGTCAGAGTCAAGTTGTCGTTCTTTGCGAAGCAATAGCCGTCACACTGAG AGTCTCCTTTACGTTCTACTTACATATTCTCGACTGGCCTGCCGTTACACCGGCGGTGGGACTGCACTCAATAAGGGGGTGGCAGGAATGTGCCAGAGTTACACTCAATACCGCAACCAACATCGTCCTCGATATCGTAGATGTCCATGATGGCCCCCATGGTATCTCCCGAATTTATACCCCTCCAAGCTACCCCTACTTGGTTCGGGCTGCGCTTCGGTATGTTGAACGCAGCAAACAACAATCAGGGGATGGCTTTCTGAAGAATGCTAGTCAAAGACTTCGCGGCACCTTAGATCGCCTCCATGAATAG